In Gemmatimonadota bacterium, a single genomic region encodes these proteins:
- a CDS encoding sialidase, translated as MPQLYSLAPARRRMAPLVLALSLVGAVAPSLAAQRTRPTVAPAGPAIDSAAWASLRWRHIGPEGNRVTSVAGVAGDRTTYYAGAASGGLWKTSDGGNSWQPVFDDQPVSSIGSLATAPSDPNVVWAGTGEPFIRSHISIGWGVWRSTDAGKSFTRMGLEQTGRIARIVVHPTNPDLVYVASLGHSYGPQAERGIYRTTDGGKSWEKVLFVNDSTGASDLVMDPNNPRILFAGMWQVQLNTWGRFSGGAGSGIWMSRDGGTTWKRLTGNGLPTTPMGKIGLAMSKANSSRVYALIEAGDGLPAVNVADTTTRGRLWRSDDGGTTWQVVSYDQQVAGRTHYYNRMTAMPDNADEAYFLTANWAKTLDGGKTILDPPFKEVPAGDHHDVWVDPTNGHRMIVSHDGGVSITENRGKSWRRIQLPIAQMYHVAVDNRIPYNVYGNRQDGPSTRGPSNSKMGDYGITRGAWSSVGGGESGWAQPDPVDTNLVWSSASGYGSVGGIVSRWDLRSNQSTPVEVWPQGTIGHAADEVKYRFVWTFPVTISPHDHNKLYVGSQHVHVTTNGGRSWQVISPDLSRNDRARMVRSGGLTPDNIGVEYSGVVFAIAESPRTAGVIWAGTNDGKLHLTRDGGANWTDLSANLPGAPTWGTISNIEASRYDDGTAWLSIDAHQANNRDPFIYKTTDFGKTWTLLVNGIPKSPLSYVHVVREDPVRRGLLYAGTENGVYVSLDDGARWQPLNNNLPHAPVYWIEVQPHFSDLVIATYGRGFWIMDDISPLRALAPQLKAQGAALFAPRPAYRFLPVEVPFADYDDPVTGTNPPYGAALNVWLTDAVKDSLVLSIADASGLVVRRLASMGKPGVNRLWWDLRNEPTKEAKLRTENPYAPDVRYPPEGRAAPGVARFNMLVPPGRYTVTLTVGAHSSSQPLEVRKDPVSGGSEGEIRQQVELARDIARDIDAVVDMVNTLEIVRSQAATIKASLGDDSTMADVRVRADSLDKAMRAVEELLVQLRVTGRGQDLVRYPFRLSEQLIYLGQSVTSSDFAPTEPQRQVQAVLKEQLRQARARFDAVMAGDLEAFRQLLRARNVKNALIS; from the coding sequence ATGCCCCAGCTCTACTCGCTCGCTCCCGCGCGCCGGCGCATGGCGCCGCTCGTCCTCGCGCTCAGCCTCGTCGGCGCCGTCGCACCTTCGCTTGCCGCGCAACGCACGCGCCCCACCGTCGCACCGGCGGGGCCGGCGATCGATTCCGCGGCGTGGGCATCGCTGCGCTGGCGACACATCGGTCCCGAGGGAAACCGCGTGACCTCGGTGGCCGGCGTCGCCGGCGACCGCACGACGTACTACGCCGGCGCCGCATCGGGCGGACTCTGGAAGACGAGCGACGGCGGCAATAGCTGGCAGCCGGTCTTCGACGACCAGCCGGTGTCGTCGATCGGGTCGCTCGCCACCGCACCGTCGGACCCGAACGTCGTCTGGGCCGGGACGGGCGAGCCGTTCATCCGCTCGCACATTTCGATCGGGTGGGGCGTGTGGCGCTCGACCGATGCCGGAAAGTCGTTCACCCGCATGGGGCTGGAGCAGACCGGGCGCATTGCGCGCATCGTGGTGCACCCCACCAATCCCGACCTCGTCTACGTCGCCTCGTTAGGGCACAGCTACGGGCCGCAGGCCGAGCGCGGGATCTATCGCACGACCGACGGCGGCAAGTCGTGGGAGAAGGTCCTCTTCGTGAACGACAGCACCGGGGCCTCGGACCTCGTGATGGATCCCAACAACCCGCGGATCCTCTTCGCCGGGATGTGGCAGGTGCAACTCAACACGTGGGGGCGGTTCTCGGGCGGGGCGGGGAGCGGGATCTGGATGTCGCGCGACGGCGGGACGACGTGGAAGCGCCTGACGGGGAACGGGCTCCCGACGACGCCGATGGGAAAGATCGGACTGGCGATGTCGAAGGCGAACTCGAGTCGGGTCTACGCGCTCATCGAAGCGGGCGACGGACTTCCCGCGGTCAACGTTGCCGACACCACGACACGCGGACGCCTCTGGCGCTCCGATGATGGCGGGACCACCTGGCAGGTGGTGAGCTACGACCAGCAGGTGGCGGGGCGCACGCACTACTACAACCGCATGACGGCGATGCCCGACAACGCCGACGAGGCGTACTTCCTCACCGCCAACTGGGCCAAGACGCTGGACGGCGGGAAGACGATTCTCGATCCACCATTCAAGGAAGTGCCCGCAGGCGATCACCATGACGTCTGGGTCGACCCGACCAACGGCCACCGCATGATCGTGAGTCACGACGGTGGCGTCTCGATCACCGAGAATCGCGGCAAGTCGTGGCGGCGCATCCAGCTCCCCATCGCCCAGATGTATCACGTGGCGGTGGACAATCGCATCCCGTACAACGTCTACGGCAACCGGCAGGATGGCCCGTCGACGCGCGGCCCGTCCAACAGCAAGATGGGCGACTACGGGATCACGCGTGGCGCCTGGTCGTCGGTGGGCGGCGGAGAGTCCGGGTGGGCCCAGCCCGACCCGGTCGACACCAACCTGGTCTGGTCGAGTGCCTCCGGCTACGGATCGGTAGGCGGGATCGTATCGCGCTGGGACTTGCGCAGCAACCAGTCGACGCCGGTCGAGGTGTGGCCGCAGGGGACGATCGGGCACGCGGCCGACGAGGTGAAGTACCGCTTCGTCTGGACCTTCCCGGTCACGATCTCGCCGCACGATCACAACAAGCTCTACGTCGGCTCGCAGCACGTGCACGTCACCACCAATGGCGGCCGCTCGTGGCAGGTGATCTCTCCCGATCTCTCGCGCAACGATCGCGCGCGCATGGTGCGCTCAGGCGGCCTCACCCCGGACAACATCGGCGTCGAGTACTCGGGGGTGGTGTTCGCCATCGCCGAGTCGCCGCGCACGGCGGGGGTGATCTGGGCGGGGACGAACGACGGCAAGTTGCACCTGACGCGTGACGGCGGCGCCAACTGGACCGACCTCAGCGCCAACCTCCCGGGGGCACCGACGTGGGGGACGATCTCCAACATCGAGGCATCGCGCTACGACGACGGGACGGCGTGGCTCTCGATCGACGCGCACCAGGCCAACAACCGCGATCCGTTCATCTACAAGACGACCGACTTCGGCAAGACCTGGACGCTGCTCGTCAACGGCATCCCCAAGTCGCCGCTCTCCTATGTGCACGTCGTGCGCGAAGACCCGGTGCGGCGCGGCCTGCTGTACGCCGGGACCGAGAACGGGGTCTATGTCTCGCTCGACGACGGCGCCCGCTGGCAACCGCTCAACAACAACCTGCCGCACGCGCCGGTCTACTGGATCGAGGTGCAGCCGCACTTCAGCGACCTGGTGATCGCCACGTATGGGCGCGGCTTCTGGATCATGGACGATATCTCGCCGCTGCGTGCCCTGGCGCCCCAACTCAAGGCGCAGGGAGCGGCGCTCTTCGCGCCACGACCGGCCTATCGCTTCCTCCCGGTCGAGGTCCCGTTCGCCGACTACGACGATCCGGTCACCGGGACCAATCCTCCGTATGGCGCCGCGCTGAACGTCTGGCTCACGGATGCGGTGAAGGACTCGCTCGTCCTGTCCATCGCCGACGCCAGCGGCCTGGTGGTGCGGCGGCTGGCCTCGATGGGGAAGCCGGGGGTGAACCGCCTCTGGTGGGACCTGCGCAACGAGCCCACGAAGGAGGCGAAGCTCCGCACGGAGAACCCGTACGCGCCCGACGTGCGCTATCCGCCGGAAGGTCGCGCCGCGCCGGGCGTGGCACGCTTCAACATGCTCGTGCCACCGGGGCGCTACACGGTCACGCTCACGGTCGGCGCGCACAGCTCGTCACAGCCGCTCGAGGTGCGCAAGGACCCGGTCTCCGGGGGGAGCGAGGGCGAGATCCGGCAGCAGGTCGAACTCGCCCGTGACATCGCCCGCGACATCGACGCGGTGGTGGACATGGTGAACACGCTCGAGATCGTGCGCAGCCAGGCCGCCACGATCAAGGCGTCGTTAGGTGACGACAGCACGATGGCTGATGTGCGCGTGCGAGCTGACTCGCTCGACAAGGCGATGCGGGCGGTCGAGGAACTGCTCGTCCAGCTCCGCGTCACCGGGCGCGGGCAGGACCTGGTCCGCTACCCGTTCCGCCTCAGCGAGCAGCTCATCTATCTCGGCCAGAGCGTGACGTCGTCGGATTTCGCCCCGACCGAACCGCAGCGTCAGGTGCAGGCCGTGCTCAAGGAGCAGCTGCGTCAGGCGCGCGCGCGTTTCGACGCCGTGATGGCCGGCGACCTCGAGGCGTTCCGCCAGCTCCTGCGCGCACGCAACGTGAAGAACGCGCTCATCTCCTGA
- a CDS encoding CocE/NonD family hydrolase, translating into MRVLLLRLAVVAPLLLATVAAGAQPPQQANQLQLRARRDSLESELQRIAVVDRKVMVVMRDGLKMQADIYRPKSASSKVPAIFVRTPYNFNWWDVRLGAPSDMSQQLEAVKRGYAYVVMNERGHFFSEGNYDILGPPITDGYDAIQWISTQSWANGKVGLIGCSSTAEWQMAVAAQSPPGLGTIIPQGFGAGVGRVGPYYEQGNWYRGGAVQMLFIAWLYGEQNQVRPMMPPNLTQEERIRFSKSFDLAQQLPPVDWSKGLRTLPSMDILKAVDGPRGVFADSMPGIATGGAMIKRTPNDSAWYRGGLFHDDMRINVPGLWFMSWYDVSVGPNLATYNHVRKTARPEIANQQYAVIAPTLHCAYKRATENTIVGERSVGDARLDYDALTFGWFDIFLKGEKSALLDTLPKVRYYTMGMNKWQTADSWPPAGAETLNYFLASGGNANTAKGDGVLTTKPPKVDKPDAFSYDPMNPVPSYGGNVCCTGNAVVGGALDQQKMEQRDDILVYTTEPLKEGMEVSGPVELTLYVSTDVKDTDFTVKLIDVYPDGRAYNLDETIQRARYREGYDKVVWMEKDKVYKVKLGPLTTSNYFEAGHRLRIEVSGSNFPRFDRNMNTGGKNFDETSGPVAHNKVHHSAKYPTSLSLTVVKRKTAS; encoded by the coding sequence ATGCGCGTCCTTCTCCTTCGGCTCGCCGTCGTTGCGCCGCTCCTGCTCGCCACGGTCGCGGCGGGGGCCCAGCCCCCGCAGCAAGCGAACCAACTCCAGCTCCGCGCCCGTCGCGATTCGCTCGAGAGCGAACTGCAGCGCATCGCCGTCGTCGACCGCAAGGTGATGGTCGTCATGCGCGACGGGCTCAAGATGCAGGCCGACATCTATCGGCCCAAGAGCGCCAGCAGCAAGGTACCGGCGATCTTCGTGCGCACGCCGTACAACTTCAACTGGTGGGACGTGCGGCTGGGCGCGCCGTCGGACATGAGCCAGCAGCTCGAGGCCGTGAAGCGCGGCTACGCCTACGTGGTCATGAACGAACGCGGCCACTTCTTCTCCGAAGGGAACTACGACATCCTCGGCCCGCCGATCACCGACGGATATGACGCCATCCAGTGGATCTCCACGCAGTCGTGGGCCAATGGAAAGGTCGGATTGATTGGCTGCTCTTCGACCGCCGAATGGCAGATGGCGGTGGCCGCGCAGTCACCGCCGGGGCTGGGGACGATCATCCCGCAGGGCTTCGGAGCCGGCGTCGGGCGGGTCGGGCCCTACTACGAGCAGGGCAACTGGTATCGCGGTGGCGCCGTGCAGATGCTGTTCATCGCCTGGCTGTACGGCGAGCAGAACCAGGTCCGCCCGATGATGCCACCCAACCTCACGCAGGAAGAGCGCATCCGGTTCTCCAAGTCGTTCGACCTCGCGCAACAGCTCCCACCCGTCGACTGGAGCAAGGGGCTTCGCACGCTCCCGTCGATGGACATCCTCAAGGCGGTCGACGGGCCGCGCGGCGTCTTCGCCGACTCGATGCCGGGCATTGCGACTGGCGGCGCGATGATCAAGCGCACGCCGAACGATTCCGCCTGGTATCGCGGCGGGTTGTTCCACGATGACATGCGCATCAACGTCCCGGGACTCTGGTTCATGTCCTGGTATGACGTGTCCGTGGGGCCCAACCTTGCGACGTACAACCACGTGCGAAAGACCGCGCGCCCCGAGATCGCCAACCAGCAGTACGCGGTGATCGCGCCAACGCTGCACTGCGCCTACAAGCGGGCGACGGAGAACACGATCGTCGGTGAACGCAGCGTCGGTGATGCACGCCTCGACTACGACGCGCTCACCTTCGGGTGGTTCGACATCTTCCTCAAGGGCGAGAAGAGCGCCCTCCTCGACACGCTCCCCAAGGTGCGCTACTACACGATGGGGATGAACAAGTGGCAAACGGCGGACAGCTGGCCGCCGGCGGGCGCCGAGACGTTGAATTACTTCCTCGCCAGCGGCGGCAATGCCAACACCGCCAAGGGCGACGGCGTCCTCACGACCAAGCCGCCCAAGGTGGACAAGCCCGACGCCTTCAGCTACGACCCGATGAACCCGGTCCCGTCATACGGCGGCAACGTGTGCTGCACCGGCAACGCCGTGGTGGGCGGAGCGCTCGACCAGCAGAAGATGGAGCAGCGCGACGACATCCTGGTCTACACGACCGAACCGTTGAAGGAAGGGATGGAGGTCAGTGGCCCCGTCGAGCTGACGCTGTACGTCTCCACCGACGTCAAGGACACCGACTTCACGGTCAAGCTGATCGACGTCTATCCCGATGGGCGTGCCTACAACCTCGACGAGACGATCCAGCGCGCGCGTTATCGCGAGGGGTACGACAAGGTCGTGTGGATGGAGAAGGACAAGGTGTACAAGGTGAAGCTCGGTCCGTTGACGACCTCCAACTACTTCGAGGCCGGGCACCGCCTGCGCATCGAGGTCTCCGGCTCCAACTTTCCGCGCTTCGACCGCAACATGAACACCGGCGGGAAGAACTTCGACGAGACGTCGGGGCCGGTGGCGCACAACAAGGTGCATCACTCGGCGAAGTACCCCACCTCGCTGAGCCTCACCGTGGTGAAGCGGAAGACAGCGTCGTAA
- a CDS encoding creatininase family protein has translation MPLVRFLPSPRRSHRRSLATVVTLWAALCASLSTRAGAQARATTNAHSTKEQRALAAVGSVRIAELPWTEAIARLDTATIVVIPIGAEAKEHGPHLPLNNDWLLAEYFAQRVAASTKVVLYPTLNYHFYPSFVEYAGSTTLRLETARDMVIDIVRTIAAHGPRRFYLLNTGVSTLRALGPARDSLTARGLVVRYTDILNIGKAAEESVRRQAGGTHADEMETSMMLYMHPEVVQMAKAPDDYHPGAGGLTRDSVVAARDGKVWSRTGTFGNATLATREKGRVVVEAQVAGMLAEIEALRRTAIP, from the coding sequence ATGCCGCTCGTCCGATTCCTCCCCTCCCCGCGCCGTTCACACCGGCGGTCGCTCGCAACCGTGGTCACGCTGTGGGCGGCGCTGTGCGCGTCGCTGAGCACGAGGGCCGGCGCGCAGGCGCGCGCGACCACCAACGCGCACAGCACGAAGGAGCAGCGTGCGCTGGCCGCGGTCGGGAGCGTCCGCATCGCCGAACTCCCCTGGACGGAGGCCATCGCCCGCCTCGACACCGCCACCATCGTCGTCATTCCGATCGGCGCCGAGGCCAAGGAGCACGGCCCTCACCTCCCGCTCAACAACGACTGGCTCCTGGCCGAGTACTTCGCGCAGCGTGTCGCCGCCTCGACCAAGGTCGTGCTCTATCCCACGCTTAACTACCACTTCTATCCATCGTTTGTCGAGTACGCCGGGTCTACGACGTTGCGCCTGGAGACCGCGCGCGACATGGTGATCGACATCGTGCGCACGATTGCCGCCCACGGGCCGCGACGCTTCTACCTCCTGAACACGGGCGTCTCGACGCTCCGCGCCCTGGGACCGGCGCGCGACTCGCTCACCGCGCGCGGCCTGGTCGTGCGGTACACCGACATCCTGAACATCGGGAAGGCCGCCGAGGAATCGGTGCGGCGGCAGGCAGGAGGGACGCACGCCGACGAGATGGAGACGTCGATGATGCTGTACATGCATCCCGAAGTGGTGCAGATGGCGAAGGCCCCCGACGACTACCACCCCGGCGCGGGAGGTCTCACGCGCGACTCCGTCGTAGCCGCACGCGACGGCAAGGTGTGGTCGCGCACGGGGACCTTCGGCAATGCGACGCTGGCCACGCGCGAGAAGGGACGCGTGGTGGTCGAGGCGCAGGTCGCCGGGATGCTGGCCGAGATCGAGGCGCTTCGCCGGACCGCCATCCCCTAG
- a CDS encoding glycoside hydrolase family 3 C-terminal domain-containing protein, with protein sequence MEETLGEDPLLAARLGVAFVHAVESAGVVTTPKHFVANVGDGGRDSYPAEVSRGWLEALHFPPFREALRAGGARSVMASYNSIDGAPATASRWLLTDKLRGDWGFDGVVISDAGAVGGANVLHMTAPDYPTSTVRALDAGLDVILQTSVDHAALFRPAFAPGRLSPAVIDRAVLRVLRLKFQLGLFEQPYVAFDSAADASMRAEHRQLAEEAARASFVLLHNDGGVLPLDSTVRSVALIGVDADEPRLGGYSGPGNHPVSIRDGMAARLGGRAEVRYAPGPGRGSAEFVPVPASALGDGLRGEYFANTALQGAPAVIRTDAAIDFSWPFGGPDSALAYGWYSVRWQGTLRAPAGGVLRLAVEGNDGYRLYVDGALAIDRWGKRGHSLTSVSLPVAAGRAVALRLEYFESSGAGRIRLLWDHGTSTDWRGAIATAAALARRSDVAVIVAGIEEGEFRDRASLRLPGHQEALVQAVAATGRPVVVVLIAGSAVTSADWGSRVGAVVQAWYPGDAGGDAVARLLLGDAAPAGRLPFTVPVAEGQLPLTYFHRPTGRGDDYLDLTGRPAYPFGHGLGYSAVEYESIRVEPSSPRAGDSVIVRVRLHNTGRRPAVEVVQLYLRDEIASVARPVLMLAGSAIAPLAAGEAREVAIVVPAARFAMRDAQLQLVTEPGRFVVLVGASSADIRQRAVVTLRTP encoded by the coding sequence GTGGAGGAGACCCTTGGAGAGGATCCGCTCCTGGCCGCTCGCCTCGGCGTGGCCTTCGTGCACGCGGTGGAGTCTGCGGGAGTGGTCACGACGCCCAAGCACTTCGTCGCGAACGTCGGTGATGGAGGGCGCGACAGCTATCCCGCGGAGGTCAGCCGCGGCTGGCTGGAAGCGCTGCACTTCCCGCCGTTTCGCGAGGCGCTGCGCGCCGGTGGGGCGCGCTCGGTGATGGCGTCGTACAACTCGATCGACGGCGCGCCGGCCACGGCAAGCCGATGGCTCCTCACCGACAAACTGCGTGGTGACTGGGGATTCGACGGCGTGGTCATTTCGGACGCCGGGGCCGTCGGCGGGGCCAACGTCCTGCACATGACCGCGCCCGACTACCCCACCTCCACCGTGCGCGCGCTCGATGCCGGGCTCGATGTCATCCTGCAGACTTCGGTCGATCACGCCGCGCTCTTCCGGCCGGCTTTCGCCCCCGGGCGGCTCTCGCCAGCGGTGATCGACCGGGCCGTGCTGCGCGTCCTGCGCCTCAAGTTCCAGCTCGGCCTCTTCGAGCAGCCGTACGTCGCGTTCGACAGCGCCGCCGACGCGTCGATGCGTGCCGAGCACCGTCAGCTGGCCGAGGAGGCGGCACGCGCCTCGTTCGTCCTCCTGCATAACGACGGCGGCGTCCTTCCGCTCGATTCGACGGTCCGGTCCGTGGCCCTCATCGGCGTGGATGCGGACGAGCCGCGACTTGGCGGCTACTCCGGACCGGGCAATCATCCGGTCTCGATTCGCGATGGGATGGCCGCACGACTCGGCGGGCGTGCGGAGGTGCGCTACGCCCCGGGGCCGGGGCGGGGGAGCGCCGAGTTCGTCCCGGTCCCCGCGTCGGCGTTAGGCGACGGGCTGCGCGGTGAGTACTTCGCGAACACCGCGCTCCAGGGCGCGCCCGCCGTCATCCGGACGGACGCCGCCATCGACTTCTCCTGGCCGTTCGGTGGCCCGGACTCAGCCCTGGCGTACGGCTGGTACTCCGTGCGCTGGCAGGGGACCCTGCGTGCGCCCGCCGGCGGCGTGTTGCGCCTGGCCGTCGAAGGGAACGACGGATATCGACTGTACGTCGACGGCGCGCTCGCCATCGATCGATGGGGGAAGCGCGGGCACTCCCTCACGAGCGTCTCCCTTCCGGTGGCGGCGGGGCGCGCGGTGGCGTTGCGGCTGGAGTACTTCGAGAGCAGCGGCGCCGGGCGCATTCGCCTCCTGTGGGATCACGGCACCTCCACCGATTGGCGCGGCGCGATTGCGACGGCCGCTGCCCTGGCGCGCCGTAGCGACGTCGCGGTGATCGTCGCCGGAATCGAAGAGGGGGAGTTTCGCGATCGCGCGTCGTTGCGGCTCCCGGGACACCAGGAGGCCCTGGTGCAGGCGGTCGCGGCCACCGGTCGCCCAGTCGTCGTGGTGCTCATCGCGGGAAGCGCCGTGACCAGCGCCGACTGGGGGAGCCGCGTGGGGGCCGTGGTGCAGGCCTGGTACCCGGGCGACGCGGGCGGTGATGCCGTCGCGCGACTCCTGCTCGGTGATGCGGCGCCCGCCGGCCGACTCCCCTTCACCGTGCCGGTCGCCGAGGGACAGCTCCCCCTGACGTACTTCCACAGGCCCACCGGGCGGGGCGACGACTATCTCGACCTCACCGGTCGCCCCGCCTATCCCTTCGGCCACGGGCTCGGCTACAGCGCGGTGGAGTATGAGTCGATCCGCGTCGAGCCCTCATCGCCGCGTGCGGGGGATAGCGTCATCGTGCGCGTGAGGCTGCACAACACGGGGCGGCGCCCCGCCGTGGAGGTCGTGCAGCTGTACCTGAGGGACGAGATCGCCTCCGTCGCCCGTCCGGTGCTGATGCTCGCGGGCAGTGCCATCGCCCCGCTGGCCGCGGGCGAGGCGCGCGAGGTCGCGATCGTCGTGCCGGCGGCGCGCTTCGCCATGCGCGATGCGCAGCTGCAACTGGTGACGGAACCGGGACGCTTCGTGGTGCTGGTCGGGGCGTCGTCCGCCGATATTCGGCAGCGGGCGGTCGTGACCTTGCGAACGCCCTAA
- a CDS encoding cytidylate kinase-like family protein: protein MPLITVSRMFGSGGSEVAAALSRRLHWALLDNAFIERVAVGLHITPAHVQAIEERRPSLAERIADAFAYSSQEMLSAPLGAPLPPTEERILEVTHRVIDEAVARGPVVLVGRGAQAWLASRHDAVHVLCVAPRDACITRVADREQLSPVQAARLVDETNRERQAYVRRHWRREWLDAAHYHVCVNTAWLGIAGAVDLVEAVVRARLAGEPA, encoded by the coding sequence ATGCCCCTGATTACGGTCTCGCGCATGTTCGGCTCCGGCGGGAGCGAGGTGGCCGCTGCGCTGTCGCGACGCCTGCACTGGGCCCTCCTCGACAACGCCTTCATCGAGCGCGTCGCCGTCGGGTTGCACATCACGCCGGCGCACGTGCAGGCGATCGAGGAGCGTCGCCCGTCGCTCGCCGAGCGCATCGCCGACGCCTTTGCCTACAGCTCGCAGGAAATGCTCTCCGCGCCACTCGGCGCGCCGCTTCCGCCCACCGAGGAACGCATCCTCGAGGTCACCCATCGGGTGATCGACGAGGCGGTGGCGCGCGGCCCGGTCGTCCTCGTGGGACGAGGGGCGCAGGCGTGGCTCGCCAGCAGGCACGATGCCGTACACGTCCTGTGCGTGGCGCCGCGCGACGCCTGCATCACCCGGGTCGCCGACCGCGAACAGCTGTCGCCGGTGCAGGCCGCGCGTCTCGTCGATGAGACAAACCGCGAACGGCAGGCGTATGTGCGTCGCCACTGGCGCCGCGAATGGCTCGACGCCGCGCACTACCACGTCTGTGTCAACACGGCGTGGCTCGGCATCGCCGGCGCCGTCGACCTGGTCGAGGCAGTCGTGCGCGCACGACTCGCCGGCGAGCCGGCCTGA
- a CDS encoding GNAT family N-acetyltransferase, which produces MTTTRRAASPRPATPVVVRAATVEDMDVVVGLRLELLREERRSPLFARPRRDLAALTRELTATQLTARTEVTLLAHDGEEAVGLLRVSVSRGARLVHPTRYGFITSAFVRASHRRRGVLRLLLAEAELWCRTHGLREVRLHCTIENVEGNLTWDALGYAPAEVVRRRVLPTD; this is translated from the coding sequence GTGACGACCACCCGTCGCGCCGCCTCCCCGCGCCCGGCCACGCCGGTGGTCGTGCGCGCGGCGACGGTCGAGGACATGGACGTGGTGGTCGGGTTGCGGCTGGAGTTGCTGCGGGAGGAGCGCCGAAGCCCGCTCTTTGCCCGGCCGCGGCGGGACCTCGCGGCGCTGACGCGTGAACTGACCGCCACACAGCTGACGGCGCGCACCGAGGTCACGCTGCTGGCGCACGACGGCGAGGAAGCGGTCGGGCTGCTTCGCGTCTCCGTGTCGCGGGGCGCGCGCCTGGTGCACCCGACGCGCTACGGCTTCATCACCTCGGCGTTCGTGCGGGCCTCGCACCGGCGGCGCGGGGTGTTGCGCCTGCTGCTGGCCGAGGCGGAGTTATGGTGCCGAACGCACGGGCTGCGCGAGGTACGCCTCCACTGCACGATCGAGAACGTGGAGGGGAATCTCACCTGGGACGCGCTCGGCTATGCGCCGGCCGAGGTGGTGCGTCGCCGTGTACTCCCCACGGACTAG
- a CDS encoding magnesium chelatase, producing MSSHALPTTLGALKAHPLGERSRVLRSVKDELRENLIARIRAGGTLFDGVIGYEDTVMPQIVNALLARHNFILLGLRGQAKSRILRALVTLLDEKMPIVAGSEINDNPYAPISKYARQRLDEMGDETPIAWVERGNRYVEKLATPDVTIADIIGDVDPIKAARGGHILSDELTIHYGMLPRANRGLFALNELPDLAGKVQVGLFNIMQEGDVQIKGYPVRLPLDVLLCFTANPEDYTARGKIITPLKDRIGSEVITHYPETVALGMQITAQEAWTQRDALPVRIPEFVAEVIERIAFEARTDKRIDRRSGVSQRMPISVMESVVSNAERRTLRLGGTEIVPRISDLYAALPAITGKIELEYEGELVGAANIARELIRRASDAVFRDRAGGVNVDDIILWFEDGAALQVTDDVDAGTLARAFDVVPGLVALVHRVGLAPAKDDGFTSAACELVLESLVARRKISRSDAGHYGRAPQERRPRGGQQEFGGGLSA from the coding sequence GTGTCCTCGCACGCCCTTCCCACGACCCTCGGCGCCCTCAAGGCCCATCCGCTCGGCGAGCGTAGCCGCGTCCTTCGATCGGTGAAGGACGAACTGCGCGAGAATCTCATCGCGCGCATCCGGGCCGGTGGCACCCTGTTCGACGGGGTGATCGGGTACGAGGACACCGTGATGCCGCAGATCGTGAACGCGCTCCTGGCGCGGCACAACTTCATCCTCCTCGGATTGCGCGGGCAGGCCAAGTCGCGGATCCTGCGCGCGCTCGTCACGCTGCTGGATGAGAAGATGCCGATCGTGGCGGGGAGCGAGATCAACGACAATCCCTATGCGCCGATCTCGAAGTACGCGCGGCAGCGCCTCGACGAGATGGGGGACGAGACGCCGATCGCGTGGGTGGAGCGCGGCAATCGCTATGTGGAGAAGCTGGCGACGCCTGACGTCACGATCGCCGACATCATCGGCGACGTGGATCCGATCAAGGCGGCGCGTGGCGGTCACATCCTGTCGGACGAACTGACGATCCACTACGGGATGCTGCCGCGGGCCAATCGCGGGCTGTTCGCGCTCAACGAACTCCCCGACCTGGCGGGCAAGGTGCAGGTGGGGTTGTTCAACATCATGCAGGAAGGCGATGTCCAGATCAAAGGCTATCCCGTGCGCCTTCCGCTCGACGTGCTCCTCTGCTTCACGGCCAATCCCGAGGACTACACCGCGCGCGGCAAGATCATCACCCCGCTCAAGGACCGCATCGGCAGCGAGGTGATCACGCACTATCCCGAGACGGTCGCGCTGGGGATGCAGATCACGGCGCAGGAGGCCTGGACGCAGCGCGACGCGCTCCCGGTTCGCATTCCGGAGTTTGTCGCCGAGGTGATCGAGCGCATTGCGTTCGAGGCGCGCACCGACAAGCGCATCGACCGGCGCTCCGGGGTGTCGCAGCGCATGCCGATCTCGGTGATGGAGAGCGTCGTGTCCAACGCCGAGCGACGCACGTTGCGCCTGGGGGGGACCGAGATCGTCCCGCGCATCTCCGACCTGTACGCCGCGCTGCCGGCCATCACGGGGAAGATCGAGCTGGAGTACGAGGGGGAGCTGGTCGGCGCGGCCAACATCGCGCGCGAGCTGATTCGCCGGGCCTCCGACGCCGTCTTCCGCGACCGTGCGGGGGGGGTGAACGTCGATGACATCATCCTCTGGTTCGAGGATGGGGCGGCGTTGCAGGTGACGGACGACGTGGATGCCGGGACGCTCGCACGCGCCTTCGACGTCGTCCCCGGGCTCGTGGCGCTGGTGCATCGCGTGGGGCTCGCGCCGGCGAAGGATGACGGCTTCACCTCCGCGGCCTGCGAACTCGTGCTCGAGTCGCTGGTGGCGCGCCGCAAGATCTCGCGCTCCGATGCCGGGCACTACGGACGCGCGCCGCAGGAACGTCGTCCTCGCGGCGGGCAGCAGGAGTTCGGGGGCGGACTTTCCGCCTGA